Below is a genomic region from Anoplopoma fimbria isolate UVic2021 breed Golden Eagle Sablefish chromosome 20, Afim_UVic_2022, whole genome shotgun sequence.
tgaaaaaaacaaactattaaagttatctttttaaaaaaagctccatCGACATAGTAAAAATAGAATGATATCATGATGTGGGGGGGTAGCACCGCATCACCCGGCCAGCACCATAAAGgaatcaaatcaaacacacccaacaggtgcatgctgggtgtGGTTCATGGCGATCCTCCTTTGCGTAGGACGTGTGGGGCCGTCGGTCCCCTGTCACAGTGACTGCTGGGCCTCATTTAgactgagtggactggttatactgggacacaGAGACGGGACTGGACGCTTTCAAAATGAACGAGCAGGGAAGTTGTCTGTTCAGACACGTGTGTACAACAAGCCCGCTGTGATTTCTTACTTTCTCCGGAGGGGGGCGCTAACGGTGCTGCTGCGCAATGCAGGTTTGTGTTCGTGAGTGTGCAAAACACGTGGCTGCCAGTATCtcctgtgctgtgtgtgtgtgtgtgtgtgtgtgtgtgtgtgtgtgtgtgtgtgtgtgtgtgtgtgcgtgtgtgtgtgtgtgtggactggatgttgcatgaatgttagttagagtctgatggtggcaccttgcatggtagcctgtcatcagtgtgtgaatgggtgaatgatatgtaatatactactgactgtaagtcgctttggataaaagcgtctgctaaatgactaaatgtaatgtaatgtgtgtgtgtgtgtgtgtgtgtgtgtgtgtgtgtgtgtgtgtgtgtgtgtgtcgtctgcagCGGTCTGCAGCCTGTGCAGAGTTTCCTTATACGTGTCCGTGATGTCTGCCGAGCATTGCTGCTGACTCTCTCAGAAGCCTCAGCTTATTGCTTGATTTCTAATCATGACAAGCAAAATTCCCATGAATGAGATAGCGTCCACACAACTGCTGCATTAGAATCAGTCGAATAATGCTGATAACAAAGTTCCAAAAGGGGCCAAAATGTAATCATCAAATGGAGATGCATGCAGAAATACAATAAGAACATAACAGTGTACAGAagggaaaacaaatatatatatgtatatataaagtacGTTTGGTATTTAATAcaaatttattgaaaataatattgtaCAAAAATATTGAGCATAACATCAACATAACAAACACATCTGTCATCGTTGGTTCACTCAGTCTGCAAACACCAGCATGgttgctttgattaaaaaaacaacaacaacaacaacaacaacaacagatgcTCACAATTTGAAGCTTATCTTAAGGATATAATGCTGCATCATACAATAgaatacaaacataaacatactgaTGCGACCATTATTGAAAATCTACTGGAAAAAACTGCTGTCACTCCTTCCttttgagggagagagagggggggagagggggggagacatGCAACAAATGTCCCCAGCTTGAATTAGACAGAGGAAGTTGCAGTTGTATGCACCACAACCACTCGGCTACACTTCTTAAGGTGCTTGGCTGTCTTGTGGTATCACCCCTGACAATATCACAGTGATGTCATTAGGGTTTTAGGTAATAAACAGAAAAGGATTTGGTGTTTATGGactgcaattttttttccacagttttTAACCCCCTCTCTCTCGTTGCCCAACTTTATGAGGGTGcaatacctaaaaaaaaaaactacatacaAAGAAATGTTGCTGATATTTATGTGAACTGTActtcaacaaaaatgtgttgctaTCAGCTCAAATGTGTACAGAACAGTAATTAAAGCAACCTTTTTAGAGTAATAAgcttaaaagaagaaaaggaactTTGACTTTCTACATGGTCTGCAAGTTTCTAATCCCATGgctatatattaaaaaaatgcctTCTATGGGGAAAGAGTCTAATgcacaactttatttaactgTGAATCGATTGAATGGGATGCTAAGTCAGTCTGCATGACAGCATATAgagtatattgtttttaaaaatgacctaGTTTTATGAAATTCTGATTCACATCAGTAGAAATATTGCAGATACATTTCCACAATTTGAcagcaaaatgtaaaatttgtGCACAGAAACTGCAAAGGTTAAACTAACAACCTGGTTGTACACTTCCTCCTCGTTTCAGGTTGTGGTTTTCTATGGGTTGTGGTGAGGTGCAAATCTGCTGTTAACATATGCTATGCAACTTGCAACATTAATGTTTCCAGCTACACTGGGGACATTTTGTTCTGTCACAGTTTGGTACACAAAACCGATGCAGTGGTGAGAGAGGTAATATAATACGTATCTATTTCACTTCTCTTAATGGTGGCACCCCAGATTCAATGAAAGGAAATGGTCGGTATCTGAGTTCATCTCTGGcttgttgtctgtttgttttggcaGCTGATGAATAAATGAGGTTACTCGGGCTTCTGATGCTGACGTTGTTGACAGCTGATCTAGTTGACACAGTTTCTCACTCGGCTTCAGCCAGCAGCGTGATTACCATGCATATCCAAAACTATATTTACAATTCCATATatccttcttctttttgtttatagGATTAACTAAgtataaagatatataaatgtACGTTAAAATATCACATGGTACACTTTGTTTGCTTGCACATAACTACTGCAACATCATGGGACCATAAGATCAGGGTTGTGCCTTGCAAAAGGTACATAGTCACACGTTCTTCATCAATACTTATCCTATCGTGTGGAGAGGACCACACTGATAGAAATAACAAGAACGCACATTAGACAGCAGTGCTCCTCTCGTCCAGGCTGGTTGTGTGTGAGTAGACTGATAGGCGTCTGTCCTGAGGTAATAGGTCCTTGACCACCTGACAGAACCTGCAGGGAGCCCTGTTTATCAACCTCAGCAGGTGCCTCCTGAACCTTTCCCCAACGAACACGTACAGGATGGGGTTGAGGCAGCTGTGTGAGTAGGCTATGGCCTCAGTGACTTCTAAAGCCAATCTGATGGCTTTGCTGCTTTCGCATTGCGTATAGATTTGCAGCAGCTCCAGTGCTTTGAAGAAGGACGCGACGTTGTAGGGGAcccagcagaagaagaaaacggCTACCACTATTAGAACTAAACGGATGGCCTGTTTCTTGGATGACTGGCTGTACAGCAGCCTCCAGACAATCTGGGAGTAGCAGAAAACCATGATGAAAAACGGGACTAACAGAcccaaaatgttcattttaaaaaggctgAAGATCCTCCACATGTGAATGTTGGATTGGTCATTCGAAGTGGGATACACAGGGAAGCAGAACTGAGACATATTAGCACCAGGCTGCTGTTTGAGAAAGATAAGGTCGGGGAAAGAAGCCAAAAATCCAGCCACCCAAGTAACAGCAGCTGCGATCATCCCAAAGGACCTCGTCCGTGCTCTCATAGCATAAACGGCGTGTACTATAGCGAAGTAGCGGTCGAGGCTCATTAGACAGATGAAAAAGATCCCACAGTAAAAGACGATATGATATGTCCCCAGGACCACTTTGCACATAGCATCCCCAAACAGCCACTGGTCCCGGGCTTGGTGGGCGAGGAAGGGAAGGGTACACACCAAGAGCAGGTCGGCAGCAGCCAAGTTTAAGAGGCACACGTCGGTCATGCTGCGGAGTCGCACGCCACAAGCTATGACCCAGATGACCAGAACGTTACCCAGCAAACCCAGGAGGAAGAAAATG
It encodes:
- the cabz01093075.1 gene encoding C-C chemokine receptor type 5; the protein is MATTIPAIVSFSGTSGSPSTEDLPSSSTASLYDNISASSTEYYYDYDYPEEGFGSCTYVRHGANFLPALYSIFFLLGLLGNVLVIWVIACGVRLRSMTDVCLLNLAAADLLLVCTLPFLAHQARDQWLFGDAMCKVVLGTYHIVFYCGIFFICLMSLDRYFAIVHAVYAMRARTRSFGMIAAAVTWVAGFLASFPDLIFLKQQPGANMSQFCFPVYPTSNDQSNIHMWRIFSLFKMNILGLLVPFFIMVFCYSQIVWRLLYSQSSKKQAIRLVLIVVAVFFFCWVPYNVASFFKALELLQIYTQCESSKAIRLALEVTEAIAYSHSCLNPILYVFVGERFRRHLLRLINRAPCRFCQVVKDLLPQDRRLSVYSHTTSLDERSTAV